Proteins encoded in a region of the Marinococcus sp. PL1-022 genome:
- a CDS encoding bifunctional oligoribonuclease/PAP phosphatase NrnA, which yields MQMFQAIIQTIEQYSKIMIFRHERPDPDALGSQAGLAAWIRKQFPCKEVGTTGENEPSLSFLTTMDEQPFEVDAETLVIVCDTANMARIDGGGWDQGAAIIKIDHHPNEDPYGEPMWVDTKKSSTCEMITELVLYAQQSYGWAIPNETARLCYAGLIGDTGRFQFSNTTPNTMRMAAELLAFDFDPGAIYAEMYKNPESLVRLRGEVLKNFTLTEDGAAYMYLTQDMLNKYNVTINESSAVINSFADTEGVIAWVFFVEEEQGTYRVRFRSRGPVINQLAVKYHGGGHTMAAGAKAENMKEAEDIIQELETICRSWKQR from the coding sequence ATGCAGATGTTTCAGGCAATCATACAAACGATAGAGCAATACAGTAAAATCATGATTTTCCGGCATGAACGCCCGGACCCGGACGCTCTCGGCTCCCAGGCGGGACTGGCGGCATGGATTAGAAAGCAGTTTCCCTGCAAAGAGGTGGGCACTACAGGTGAAAATGAGCCTTCTCTTTCGTTTTTAACAACCATGGATGAACAGCCGTTTGAAGTGGATGCCGAAACACTGGTTATCGTGTGCGACACTGCCAATATGGCAAGAATTGACGGCGGGGGATGGGACCAGGGAGCGGCGATCATAAAAATCGACCACCATCCGAACGAAGATCCATACGGCGAGCCGATGTGGGTGGATACGAAAAAAAGCTCCACCTGCGAAATGATTACCGAGCTGGTGCTGTATGCCCAGCAGTCTTACGGATGGGCGATCCCGAATGAAACCGCCCGTCTCTGCTATGCTGGTCTTATTGGGGACACCGGGCGTTTCCAGTTCAGTAATACCACGCCGAATACGATGCGTATGGCAGCTGAACTGCTTGCGTTTGATTTTGATCCAGGAGCCATCTATGCCGAAATGTATAAAAATCCTGAGAGTCTGGTGCGTCTGCGCGGGGAAGTGCTTAAAAACTTCACGCTGACCGAAGACGGAGCAGCCTACATGTACTTAACGCAGGACATGCTTAATAAGTACAATGTAACTATCAACGAATCTTCAGCGGTAATTAACTCCTTTGCTGATACAGAAGGTGTCATTGCGTGGGTGTTTTTTGTAGAAGAAGAGCAGGGGACATACCGTGTGCGCTTTCGTTCACGCGGGCCGGTAATCAATCAGCTGGCTGTTAAATACCACGGGGGCGGACATACAATGGCCGCTGGAGCGAAAGCAGAGAACAT